Below is a genomic region from Vibrio mimicus.
TGAGAAGGTTGCTACGCAAACTCTGGAATACCACAACAATGTGCCAGTGATGGAGAAAGCGGCATTCCGTTCTTACGGTAGCTTAGACGAAAGCTTTAACGACTACGTCCGTTTCATTGAGAACAATCCGCGTTATACCAATGCGTTGAACCATGGCGGAAATAGTGAACGCTTTATTCACGGAATTCATCGTGCGGGTTACGCAACCGATCCTCAATATGCGGATAAGGTATTGCGTGTGAAAGCACAAATTGATCAAATGAATCTGCTGTAAATTTAATTGCCCGCCGGAGTCTCTCCGGCGGCACTCTTTTCTCCGCTCTATCACGCAAGCGTATTGAACGCAGTCAAACTTAACTCTCTATTTTTATTAGATTAAAACCTAAAAAAACAACATGGCATACATATTGCAATTACCGTATGGATTCAGTGTTTTTTACTGATTAATATCGGTTTTCGGGGGCAGTATGGCGTCTGATCTTCTGAATGTGGGTACGCAAAGCGTACTGACGGCTCAGAGACAACTCAATACCACAGGTCATAACATTTCTAATGTTAATACAGAGGGTTACAGCCGTCAGTCTGTGATCCAAGGGACCAATATGCCCCGCCAATATGGCGGTGAAACCTATGGCATGGGTGTGCATGTGGAAAATGTTCGCCGCTCATGGGATCAGTTTGCCGTTAAAGAGCTAAACATTGCCTCTACCGATTACTCTTTCAAACGGGATACGGAAGAAAACTTGGACATGTTGTCTAAGTTACTCTCTTCTGTTGCCTCGAAAAAAATCCCCGAGAATCTCAACGAATGGTTTGATTCTGTAAAAAGTTTGGCCGATTCACCAAACGATCTTGGTGCCCGTAAAGTGGTGCTGGAAAAGGCTAAGCTGATTTCACAAAACCTCAATGATTTTTACGAGACCGTTCGCCAACAAAAAGATATTGCTAACAAAGGGTTAGATCTTGGTGTAGAGCGAATCAACCAACTTGCCTTGGAGATTCGTGACTTACAACGCCTAATGATGCGTGTTCCTGGTCCACATAACGATTTGATGGATAAACATGAAAAGCTGGTGGCTGAGCTTTCTCAATACACCAAAGTCACCGTCACACAAAGAAAGAATGGTGAAGGCTTTAACATCCATATTGGTAACGGACACACCTTAGTTTCGGGTACGGAAGCAAGTCAGCTTAAAATCATTGATGGTTATCCAGATACTCAACAGCACCGCCTTGCAATGGTTGAGGGCAAAGCAATCAAAGCCATCTCTGCTCGTGATATTGGTGGCAAGATGGAAGCGATTTTGGATATGCGTGATAAACATATCCCTTATCTGATGGATGAGGTTGGTCGTTTAGCGCTCTCATTTTCTCATGAAGTGAATACCTTACAGTCACAAGGCTTGGATCTGCGTGGTAACGTTGGTGGGCCTCTGTTTACCGATGTCAATATGGACGTTATTGCCCGCTCACGTGTCGTGACTAACAGTAATTCCAAAGCGGATATGGCGGTATTCATTGACGATGTCAGTCAATTGAAAGGTGGCGAATATTCCATGCAATACAACGGCAGCGAATATGTGGTCACTCAGCCTTCTGGTCAACAAACCGTGTTGCCTGTTGTCAAAGGTAACGTTTATATCGATGGATTACGGATTGAAGTGCGCAACCCACCACAGGTGGGAGAGCGTGTTTTAGTGCGCCCAACGCGTAGTGGCGCGGCGGCAATCCGTTTAGCCACGGAAGATGCGACAAAAATTGCCGCACAGAGTTTTGAGGCTTCCACCACGTTTGCTCAAGGCAAAGCGCAATTCAAAATTCTCCAAGCGGGGGATGTGCGTGAGTTTGAAGTGCACGTTTCACCGACTGGAGATCAATTTGCGGTGACGGATACCAAAGGCAACATTCTGATGCAGCCTCAGCCTTATCCACCCACAGGACCCGTCACTGTTTTAGGTACCACCTTTGAGTTAACCGAAGGCGCATTGCCAAATGATAAATTCACGGCAAACCTTGTCCCCTCTGAAGGGGATAACGGCAATTTGCGCAAAATGATCAATATCCAAACTGATAAGAAAATGAACGACAAAGAGTCGACCATCATCGATTTGTATCACAACCTCAATACGGATGTTGGGTTGAAGATGGCGACCATGACACGCTTAACCGATGTGTCGCGTTTGGAAAAAGAGGCAGCGCAGTCGCGCATCGCTTCCATCTCTGGAGTTAACTTGGATGAGGAAGCCGCCAATATGATGAAATTTCAGCAAGCGTATATGGCGTCATCGCGGATCATTCAGGCTTCGAATGACACCTTTAATACCATTTTGGCGTTGCGGTAGGGAGAAGGGTAAATGTTGAACCGAATCTCCAGCTTTCACAATTATCAAGCGGTTCAGAACGACATTCGTCGTCAGGAATCGAAAGTCTTTAATAACCAGGCGCAATTGGCGTCTGGTAAAAAGCTGCTCTCAGCCAGTGATAACCCATTGGCAACGCACTATATCCAAAATGTTGGACAACAAGAAGAGCAGCTGCGTCAGTATCTGGATGCCATTGTGCTGGTTCGTAACCGTTTAGAGCATCAAGAAGTCGTCATCTCCAATACTGAAGAGTTTTCAGACTCCGCGAAGCGTACAGTGATGGAAATGATCAACGGTTCGTTATCACCAGAAGATCGAGTTGCACGTGCGCGCGTATTGCAGGAAATGGCCAATAACTTCCTCAACCTTGCCAATGTGCAAGATGAGTCCGGCAACTACATTTTTGCCGGAACTAAACCGAAGAATCAGCCATTTTTCCGTGATAACCAAGGTAACGTCAGTTACGCCGGTGATGATTATCAGCGCAAAATGAAGATCTCCAACAGCTTGGAAATTCCATTTAATAACCCAGGCAGCAAAGTGTTCATGGAGATCCCCAACCCATTTGGAAGCTATGAACCTAACTATACGTTACAAGAAGGCTCAGAGCTTTTATTGGAACGTGCTGTGAATCTCAATCCTGATGATACATCGGCTTATCGTGTCACTTTTGTGGATATGCCAGATGGAAAAAATGGTTATCAGTTGGAGCGCAATGGCAGCGTAGTGCAAGCGGGGGAGTTTGATCCGAAAACCGGTATTCAGTTTGAAGAACTCAACATACAGGTGAAAGGACAGATCACCAAAGGTGATGCGATAGATCTTACACCACGCGATACCTATAGCGTGTTTGATACGTTCCGTGATGCGATCCGTTATGCCGAAGGTTCGGTTTCGGATGCATCCAATACCGCCAAGCTGCATCAGATCGTGGAAGAATTTCATACCGCTTTTATTCATCTCAATAAAACGAGAACGGATATCGGTGCGCGTTTGAATACGCTCGACATTCAAGAAGAGCAGCACGAAGACTTTAAAATCAGCCTCGCGAAATCCAAGAGTACCTTTGAAGACTTGGATTACGCCGATGCAGTGATTGAGTTCAACGAGAACTCACGAGCGCTCGAAGCCTCCCAAAAAGCTTTTGGGAAGACCAAAGATCTCACACTGTTTAACTACATCTAACCTTCATTGCCTTATGTGCCTAAGCCATATGAGCGAAGTGAGTTGAGTTAAAAAGTGGCGCGAAAGTTGCAAATGTAGCGTTAAGCCTTGGCGAAAAGTTGTACAGGGCAACTAAGCGGCAAGTCGGTGGCAAAAAGTATTGCCACAGGCACCAATCGGCAACCTAGTGTGGCTGATTGAATAAGTTGGATTGTATAACTTATTGAAAAATATTGATGTATTGCGGTAAATGCCACTGGGTGTAAAGTTGGCACACTAATTGAATGGTATACATCAGAGTTGTTGTAACCGGTTTTTAAATCCGCCTTAGGGCCGATTTGGCAAGTTATTTACGGTCAGTGCTTCCAAAAGAGACCAAAGCTGACCGCTTCGCAAATGAGCTTGCGAACTCGATAGGAGAGCAAACTATGACCATTAACGTAAATACCAACGTGTCGGCGATGACCGCACAACGTTACCTGACTAAGGCAACTGGGGAGCTTAATACCTCTATGGAACGCCTGTCATCCGGTAACCGCATTAACAGTGCAAAAGATGACGCGGCAGGCCTGCAGATTTCGAACCGTTTGACGGCGCAATCACGCGGCTTGGATGTGGCAATGCGTAACGCCAACGATGGTATTTCGATTGCTCAAACCGCAGAAGGTGCGATGAACGAATCGACCAGTATTTTGCAGCGTATGCGTGATCTCGCCCTGCAATCGGCGAACGGCACCAACTCGGCGTCAGAGCGTCAGGCATTGAACGAAGAGTCGGTGGCACTGCAAGATGAACTGAACCGTATCGCTGAAACCACGTCATTTGGTGGTCGTAAGCTACTCAACGGTTCGTTTGGTGAAGCGTCGTTCCAGATTGGTTCAAGCTCGGGTGAAGCGATCATCATGGGACTCACCAGCGTGCGTGCGGACGATTTCCGCATGGGTGGCCAATCCTTTATTGCCGAACAACCTAAGACTAAAGAGTGGGGGGTACCACCTACCGCTCGTGACCTGAAGTTTGAATTCACCAAGAAAGATGGTGAAGCGGTGGTGCTCGACATCATGGCCAAAGATGGCGATGACATCGAAGAATTAGCCACTTACATCAACGGTCAAACCGATTTGTTCAAAGCATCGGTGGATCAAGATGGCAAACTGCAGATTTTTGTTTCTGAGCCGAATGTTCAAGGTAACTTCAATATTTCCGGTGGCTTGGCAACTGAACTTGGTCTTAATGGTGGCCCTGGTGTGAAAACCACAGTACAAGACATTGATATCACTAGTGTCGGTGGTTCACAAAACGCCGTGGGTATCATCGATGCCGCATTGAAATACGTGGATTCGCAACGAGCAGACCTCGGTGCGAAACAGAACCGACTCAGCCACAGCATCAGTAACCTGTCGAACATTCAGGAGAACGTGGAAGCGTCGAAAAGTCGGATTAAAGATACGGATTTTGCGAAGGAAACAACGCAACTTACCAAATCTCAAATTCTGCAACAGGCTGGAACCTCAATTCTTGCCCAAGCAAAACAATTGCCAAACTCTGCAATCTCGTTATTGCAGTAGTTCCAGGTGCCTTCATTAATGAGCTCAGACGTGGGTATGTAATGAAGGAACTTTGGCAAGGTATGATTGTGGGATGTTAGGTGAGCTCTCTCACTCAAACTGCTCAACTAGCCAAACATAATCATGCGCCCCTAATGGTAAGCCGAAATGTGTTCATTTCTCTTGATCTCCACATTGGCGATGGCTACCACCAACTAGCCCCGGTTCTCTCAAAGGAAAAGGGGCTTTTCTTTTTTCTGTGGTTCGTGATTTCCATTATCTGACCGTAAAATCAAACTGCATTAATTTTAAGTTGATGTTTTTGAGTGAAAAATATTGATTTGCGCTGCGGTGTGATGAATGTGTTTTGCTGATTTTGGCGGTGGGTTTGTCGCCATAAATGGCGGTTTTAGACGATGGTTAACGAGGAACGCTGAAGAATGCCGCCACTTTGTCGCCACAGTTTTAGTTAGTTTTCGAGTGGGTTTAGTTGAACGGCTTGAATCAGGTGATCGGGTGAGAAATGCGCATAAGCCATCGTTTGTTCAATCTTCTGATGGCCGAGTATTCGTTGCAAAATCAGGATGTCGCCACGGTTCATCATAAAGTGAGTGGCAAAGGTATGCCGTAAAACGTGGGTGGCTTGACCTTCTGGCACATAATCGGGCAGAGCCTTTTTAATGTAACGATGCGCAGAACCGTAGGTGGTTGAGAAAATCTTAGCGCTGCTAGAAGAGGCCAGCATGATCTCTTTGTAAAGATTTTCGGAGATAGGCACAGAGCGAATGCGTTTGCCCTTCGTTTCAACAAACGTCAGCTTAAACTCAGAAATCTGAGAACGTTCAAGCGAAAGCGCCTCACTAATCCGCGCCCCTGTCGCAAGGCAAATTTTTGCAATCAGAACAATTTCAGGAATAGAAACAGAACGCCCATCGCTTTCAAAACCACCCAAGCGCTGTAGGAAAGGTTGAATATCCGCTTTATCGAGATATGCCAAAGCCCGTTGGTTAACTTTTATTGGCTCAATGTCATCAAGAGGGTTTGGCAAGTTCCACTGCTTATACTTAATCAATCGGCTGAACATGCCGCTTAGCAAATTGAGCTGGAAGTTTTGATAAGTAGGAGAAAGTGACTTGTTTTCTTTATTGAAATGGCTAACCCGACTCGCTCTAAAAGCAAGATACTGCTTTGAAGTAAACGTAGAGGCGATAGGGTCGCCCAGTTCCTTAATTGTGAGTGCGGTTTTTCGGTAAACGACTTTACCTGATTTGATCGTATGTCCGTGAACTTGCCACCAAGTTTCAAGCAATTCACTCAGCCGCCTATTATCAGGCTTACTCCCCATCCACGGTTTATCATCCACCTCACGCATGATGAAGTTTTCATAAGCGGTGGCCTCACCTTTGGTGGCGAATCTTTTACGCACGCGCTTACCTTCGCGGCCTTGCGGGTAACACTCGCAAAGCCACGGTTTTTTGCTGCCATCTTTAAGGTTACGGACGGACATTACTGGGAAACACAGATTGATTTGAACTTCTGAACAACAGCGTTAATAGCTTTGCGTTGCTCTTCTACTGCATCCTCGTTAATTGTGCCTTTTGAGTATGAATAGACGTGGCCGACGTATATTTTAGAGCGCATCATAACGTCATTATAAACTTCACGGGTAAGTGACAAATCAGGGCTCATTAATTCTTTTGGTGATAGTTCATTAGCTGTGATGATTTTCTCAATTTCAGGATTGAAGGTGTTAACACGCCATTGAGCTATGGTTTTGTGATCAGCGTTTTGCTTATGCAAGCGTAAAGCTTGAACCACAAGATGAACGGATGGAGACAGCATAGATTCAGCTTTTTCACAGTCCGTTGAAGCAAATGCCGATGTCGAAAATAAAAGTAATAGAGGTAGTAATCGCATCATCAGCCACCAATCAGAGCAAGCCATGCTTGTTCGGTAAGGATTTTTGTAGATGAGCCACTTTTGCGATTATTGATAACTGATTCAATTTTTCTACCATGGCTAGTATGAATCCAATCACGGCTGGCCATAGAACCAATAACAAGTAGGTCTAGTTGTTTATTCACATCAGAACGAACATCTGCACCAAGTTCTTTAGCTTTATTTTCAATAGACTTACGATTACCAGCGAAAAACTTTCCAGTAAAACAAACTTGTAGTCCAGAAATAGAATTAACTACGACATCATCAGAAAAGTAATCAGTTGCAAAACATTCAGCGCAGCCAGTGTCCGTGAACTGTTGTCCACAGATAGACTTCAACATTGATAGAAGCTCATGACGTTCTTCATCATCCACGATGCCATCAGAAAGAATTTTGTTTAAACGTTGATGAATAACATCGCCAGGCCAATTTGCGATAACTTCTCTGTTAGAATTAAGCATCTTATTAAGAGCATGAATTTCTTTATCGTTGATGGAGTCGTCCGCAGTAATACCTTGCAAAAAACCAAGGAGTTGATTAATCAAACCATCAGATTCCCAACCATCTCTGAAGCCATAATTCAAAATATCTTTAATCAAGTTTCTAATTTCTGTTAACTCATGTTCTTCAACGACGCCATCTTCAAGAACATCCTCGATAAGATCTCTCAAATCAAGAAAGTCTCCATCCTTCTTAAAAGCCGTGTCGGTTTTTAACCAAGTATCAAGAAATAGGACTTCCGTTGGATTAAGGCGTCTATCAGCCTGAATGCCGGATAGAATGCCTTGTAGTGACTTCAATGCTTTTTCTTTATTACGCTTATAGTTAATGCCCCATGAAGTGGGTTGTCCATGTTCATCAATATCAACAATTCTATCTGTCATCTTTCATTCCCTAGCCAATTAAAAATCAATCTTTTCTTAGAGTCACCGCGACACGGCCAAGCACTTTAATGTCGTGTTCTGATACTTCAATCGTGCTTTCACCAAACGCAATCGCCAGCTTTTTGCCGGGTAAACGCTGAATATGGTTAACCGATAAACGGCCATCAATATCAATCAAGTAGTTACCGGAAACCGCATCACGCGAATCGTTATCCACCAGATAAAGCGCCTCATTGGTTTCAACTTCAATCGTGCTGCCAGATTTCAGGTTAAAGCTATTCATCCGGCGAACGGGGTAAGGGATTTCGCCAGTTTCAAGAAGCTGCCCGTTTGTCAGGCAGAACGATTTGAGAATGACGGTTTCATGCTGGGGATTAATCAACTTCTTCTGAAGGTGGGTGTAATCCTGAGGAGCCTCGGCAACTTGATGCGTTGCTGGTTCATCAATGCCCAGCGCCATCTTTGCAATAGGGATGCCCTTCGCCAGATGAAGTCTCACCATCAATTCGTGAGATGTACGATTGTGAAGGTTCCAAGTGCTGAAAGTCGCTTTAGGTACATCAAAAAGTTCAGCCATATCGCCAAACGTTGAACATCCTGTAACTTCCTTTAAAACCTCTGTGAATTCATGACCTTTTATATAGTCAAAAGGTGGAATCTTTGTGTTTTTCATATCGCCACGAGTTTATTTTTTGATATTGATCGCTATTTGTTTACTTGCGTGATTGTTTTTGGCGATCTAATATCTGTTTGTATTCCGGTTCCAACGCCGACCAAGACCGAATAGAACCGATGATTTAACAACGTTTAAGGATATCACCATGCTGACATATGAGGTAGCACCCGAAAGCCCATACGTGACCTGTGAAAAGTATTCCGTCATTTCCGGTTTACCGATGGGCACCATTCGCCAGTACATCGCAGAAGGGCGAATCATCATCAAACCCAAAACCAAAACGAAAGAAAAACCCTTAGTCAACATGGTTGCGATGCACGAAATCGCAGCGCGTGAAGCTATGCAGGTGCTGGGGTAATCATGCGTTTCTCCTCCCTGATTCCAACTAAAAACTATTGCCCGTTGTGGCTACATCTGTTTGCAGCGTCAGTCATTTGCATACCGCCTTTTATATAAGGATTGTTAATTATGGTTTCTGACATCGCCATGTATGAATTACGTGAACGCAAACAGCAAGCATACAACGCCGTTTGCAGTGATTTCGTTGTCAATCACAACATTGAACAGCTCGCCAAACGCATTTCGTTAGACGGGCAATCGCTGCGCAACATGCTCAACCCTGCACAGCCGCACAAACTGAGCCCAGTTGATTTAGTGCTGCTGTGCAAGGCATCAGGGGATTACACCATCATCAATACCTTGTTCAGTGATTGCGGCGTAGTTGCCGTGGCGCTGCCAGAACAAGGGGAAGAAAAGAACATCATTGAGCGCGTACTGCTCAACACCTCGCTTTGTGGGGAACTCTCTAGTGATGCAATGCAAATGTGCACCGCAGAGCGTTTGCCGCGCAGCCGTAAGCGCAAAACCCTCGCGAAGTGCCAAGCCGCCTTGGGCAACTTGGCATTACTGATCGCCGATTTAGAAAAACGCACAACAGGCCTGCAACCCTTGATTCAAATGGGTTCGGATTTCATGGCTCAAGGTGCGCCCATCCCAGGATTCGCATAAGGAGAAAACACCATGTCAGCCATCGCAGAAACGCGCCAGCAAGTGCAGCGCAATAAGCAACAAATGCAAACGGCAGAACGCAGTGAAGCCGTGAACCTGCCGCAGCACCACGCACCACGCAGCCGCGCAGAGGTAGATGCCTACCTCGCCACGCTGCCGCATGTGCCCGCCGCGCACAGTATTGCGATGGCGCACGCCCTGTTTGAAAGCAGCTACAAGCGCAACAAAGTGCGCAAAGCCTATAACGCGCTAACCCTCAAGCAACGCGCCATGTGCTGCATTGCGGGTGATCTTGACCCGAAAATCGCAAACGTCACCTTTGACCAACTCAACGACATCGAGCGCCAAAAGGTGCGCCGTGGGCTGGAAGAGATGAACAAAGTGACCAAACGCTTTGAGTGTGAAGTAGGCAACGTGAGCCAACTGAAAGCGCCCGATTTCCTTTAAACCTAGCCAACCCCGTTGCCCCCGCAGTGTTCCACAAGGAAAGGGGGGCTTTTTTTTCGTCTTAGCGTAGGAGCAATGAAGATGAATAAAGAACTGGAACAAGCCATGGCACAACTCATGGCGATTAGTGAAGAGGCGAAAGCTGCATTAGGTTCGACTCGTAATGATCTCAAAGAATTAGCTGAGCTCAGAAGACAATCGTCTGAACTGCTGAGTGAGTGTCTTCAACTTGTTGAGCTTGAGAAGAATTGTCAATTTGAGCCGCTTTTCGCAAAAGGTCAGTTATGGGGCTTTGTTGAACGAGGCCCTAAAAGTAAGTTCAAAGAAATTTGCGAGCCTGATTCTGCACTTAAAAACCGTGACATTTACGACATCGTTCACGCCATCAACGTACTGGCTATGGCGAATACGGATGTGTTGTTCATATTCACTAAATTTTCCGCTCACGTTAACGCTTTTGAGGTTTATGCGGTTTCGCCTCAGTCATTTTTATCGGGTGAAACACCATACAAACGTTTGATTGATAAGACGGTTTATCTTCACTGGGATAACGCCCTCAAAAGACTCCTCGCCATTGAAAGCCAACTCACAGAGCTGATCATCGAAGCCCGTGAAGACGACGCAGAAGCCAAAGCCACAGAACAGGCCGAGGTGAAAGCATGAGTAACATGAATATCACAGTCTACCGTGCTGAGTTGGTTGAAATGCTTAAAGATGAAGGATTTCCCGTAGATCAAATCCCTATCTTTCTTGCCGCTTTTTCTCAGTTAAAGCTGGATGGTGAAGACGTTGTCCAAATCCACTTTGAACGGGCAATGCTCGCAAACCACAACTACACATGCACTGTTCAAAAGCTGAGAAGTCACCTGTTCCTGCTTGGGTGGTGGTGCTTTTGGGTTGTCGTGTTTAACCAAACCACCGTTGGCTCTAGCCACTTTCAAGCAGCAGGGGCGATTCGCTCTCTCACCTTTCTAGCCAGTTGCACCAGTAACAAAAAACTCGCCAAACGCATGGCGGAATGGTGGGAAGAGTGCCAGCCAGTTATCGGCACATCATTGGAGGCGTTTTGATATGTCTAACCAACACGAAAGCAACATCACTAACTGTTCAGAATGCCATACATGCGATTGCTGTTACTGGTTGCCACATGCCGATGGCGAAGGCCGCTGGGTATGTGAGCTCTGCATAAGTGAGCTCTATGCCCATATATGCGCTTCTTGTTGCCGTGAAGCAGACATCGACCAGTGCGAAAGCGAAGAGCAAATGATGCCTATTTGCTACGAGTGTGCAGAAAAAAAATACGAAGGTGGAGAGTAGCCATGCAGTACGCCGCAATCCTACTTTGTCCTGATGGCGGAATTATTCGCAACAAGGAAACACAAGAAGTCGCCAATGTTTTGATTGGCGACTTTGAAACCGAAGAGCAAGCCGTAAAGCAAGCGTGTTTAGACCTGTGCTGTAAGCACCTAAAAAATGGGGTGATTAGCAAGGGTTATGGCAAGGGCGGTTATCTCATCATTAGCACTCAGGAAATGGAGGCAGTATGACAATCACCCTTTGCCCTTACTGCCCAAACCAAGTGAAAGAGAGTGACACCACTTGCCCGCATTGCGGAATGCCAATCGCCAAGCAAGAAAACCAGAAGGAGGCCGCATGAGAACTGGCGTTACCACCCGCTCAAGATGGAGTGAGACGGAAATCCTATTTCTAGCGAAACATGCCCAAGATATGTCGAGTGATGAAATCGCCGAAAAGCTGGGCAGAACAAAGCCAGCGGTCAATTCAAAAGCGGAAACGCTTGGCATCAGCATGAGAAAGCATGGTGAAAAGCACCATCTAGCCAAGGTGAGTAATCATGACGTTGAACTGTGTCGGCAGTTGCACGACGAAGGCGTAAGACCCTGCGAAATAGCGGAAAAAATGGAGCTTGGTTACACGTACGTTCAATGGATTTTGAATTATCGAATCAGACGTAACGGTTAAAAGCGAATGCAAACCCTCTCCCAACCTGCAGAAATCGAGCTGTTCGACTTCCCTTGGCAAGCGCCGCTGTCACCGATTAACTATGACGTGACAGCGATTGCCGCTGGCCATAAAGTCGCAAACGTTGAGCCTGACGACATGAGCGTGATCGAGCGCCGACTTTACGAAGTTGATGCGCTTTCTCACGAGTGGCGCAAAGCCTTTTTTCAAGACGTGCCGCCATACCTCGCGAAATACTTTGCTGAACGCTACATCCGCATTTATGAGAAAAAGGGCGCACGGGCGGCGAATACCTTCCTGCGTGAAAAAATGCGCCCAGCCAAAGAGCGTGTGCTCAAAGTGCTGCAACAATACAAACAACTGCCTAACACACAAAAGGTGGCTTTGCTCAGTGAAGAATATGAAGACACTGATCAAAGCGACTTTTCACCACTGCCTGAAACCAAACCACAAATGAAGTTTGATTTCGAAGCCGCAGAGAAAAACCGCAAACCAGTCAAACAGCGCCTGCTTGCTGAATTAGAGCAAGACGAACTGCGCGACATGGCATTCCGCATTGCCAAAATCATGGAAGCCTATTTGCAGCTCACTGCTAGCCGCAAACACGCCGACCGCGAAGAAGATGTAGACCAAGCGGTTGTTGATGCTTACGAAGCGCTCGCCCACTTCTGCACCCAAACTTTTGGCATTAAAGCGCCGCGCAAATACAAAGCACAAAACCACCTTTCAGCGTCCAGCGACATCATGCGCATGATCAGTGATTCGTGGTGGCTTGGCCGCTTAGTCAAAGTGCGCAAAATCATGCGTGAACACCTCGCCATCGCCATGGGGCAGGTATCTAACAACGCTTCACCTTATGCGAGTTGGGATTGTGTGCGCGAGCACCAAGAGCAGCAACAACGCAACTATGAAGCCATCAAAAACATGGTGCTGTTCGATGAAGAAACCGAAGAAGAGCACGACCTGTGGGACATGGTCAAAAAGAGCGTTTCTAACCCTGCGATTCGCCGCCATGAACTGATGGTGCGCTGCCGTGGCTGTGAAGACATCGGCAACGAGCTGGGTTTGCAAGGCTTGTTCCTCACACTCACCACGCCGTCGAAGTACCACAACAGCTACAAAAAAGGCGGCTTTATCGACCACTGGAACGGAGCCAGCCCGCGCGATGCTCAAGCCTACTTAAACAAAAAGTGGCAGCTGATCCGCGCCAAACTGAACCGTGACGAAATCCGTTGGTTTGGTGTGCGAGTGGCCGAGCCGCATCACGATGGCACGCCACACTGGCATTTGCTGATTTGGGTAAGAAAAGAAGACATTTCCGCCGTGCGTGACACCTTCATCACCTACGCGACAGAAGAAGACCGGGGCGAACTGCACCCAGAATTTGAAAAAGAGAAACAAAAGCCGTTTCGCAAAGGCGTGTATGTGGGGCCGCTTGATTACCGTCC
It encodes:
- a CDS encoding phage regulatory CII family protein; this encodes MVSDIAMYELRERKQQAYNAVCSDFVVNHNIEQLAKRISLDGQSLRNMLNPAQPHKLSPVDLVLLCKASGDYTIINTLFSDCGVVAVALPEQGEEKNIIERVLLNTSLCGELSSDAMQMCTAERLPRSRKRKTLAKCQAALGNLALLIADLEKRTTGLQPLIQMGSDFMAQGAPIPGFA
- a CDS encoding zinc ribbon domain-containing protein codes for the protein MTITLCPYCPNQVKESDTTCPHCGMPIAKQENQKEAA
- a CDS encoding replication endonuclease, with the protein product MQTLSQPAEIELFDFPWQAPLSPINYDVTAIAAGHKVANVEPDDMSVIERRLYEVDALSHEWRKAFFQDVPPYLAKYFAERYIRIYEKKGARAANTFLREKMRPAKERVLKVLQQYKQLPNTQKVALLSEEYEDTDQSDFSPLPETKPQMKFDFEAAEKNRKPVKQRLLAELEQDELRDMAFRIAKIMEAYLQLTASRKHADREEDVDQAVVDAYEALAHFCTQTFGIKAPRKYKAQNHLSASSDIMRMISDSWWLGRLVKVRKIMREHLAIAMGQVSNNASPYASWDCVREHQEQQQRNYEAIKNMVLFDEETEEEHDLWDMVKKSVSNPAIRRHELMVRCRGCEDIGNELGLQGLFLTLTTPSKYHNSYKKGGFIDHWNGASPRDAQAYLNKKWQLIRAKLNRDEIRWFGVRVAEPHHDGTPHWHLLIWVRKEDISAVRDTFITYATEEDRGELHPEFEKEKQKPFRKGVYVGPLDYRPRCDFGYIDPTKGTATGYIAKYISKNIDGYAMDGDISDETGKPVKDMARNVSAWKSRWSIRQFQFFGGAPVTTYRELRRLANQNKKAFMEYIFMQERADLISMYELLHYQLVGAFKPARVMTNQELVEVIAQSYEARAKTEIPHVAAVLRSADEGRWHGYIMNQGGPFVKRKELLVTNVYQELPFASPYAEAIRKLEGIATPEQVIKTREKVWTIKRKGKETTEGEAVGFGSEATAFGGSAASRSSVNNCTEPFTGQVSTQLTRLLQPDRLKGSQNDQIVDEVAISALFKGSTLRLDDETELKIRPAEVDEHGKIRPARLVEVKREVDSDIWCRFEGWEKFEQQMEKLNQKPQEHSQPDLSFFQELEGDWPLA